A stretch of Anoplolepis gracilipes chromosome 12, ASM4749672v1, whole genome shotgun sequence DNA encodes these proteins:
- the LOC140671808 gene encoding uncharacterized protein, with translation MARKFNHVVLISTLLISASVIEGASIADWVNNFTSALNHELNQMSQNINKQVAEIQKKIETTIQNLPKDEQGNIICTNNTSIISSQIVTINNGVLNSTTRGCINGEPYERTIVEKYVGNILYHTETIFNPKTNTTKTFAWKLDSTVPGAKPVIITNTRRDEIK, from the exons ATGGCAAGGAAATTCAATCACGTTGTACTAATTAGTACATTGTTGATCAG TGCCTCTGTCATTGAGGGAGCAAGTATCGCAGATTGGGTTAACAATTTCACTAGTGCTCTCAATCATGAGCTCAACCAAATgtctcaaaatattaataaacaagtgGCTGAGAttcaaaaaaagattgaaactaCAATACAGAATCTACCAAAAG ATGAacaaggaaatataatatgcacCAATAACACCAGCATTATAAGCAGCCAAATTGTAACCATTAATAATGGTGTATTAAACTCGACCACGAGAGGTTGTATAAATGGAGAACCGTATGAGCGCACTATCGTTGAAAAATACGTAGGAAATATACTTTATCACACCGAAACTATTTTCAATCCAAAAACTAATACCACCAAGACATTTGCCTGGAAGTTGGACTCCACGGTTCCAGGAGCTAAGCCAGTAATCATTACAAACACAAGAAgggatgaaataaaataa